TTTGTTCTTTTAAATTTTGGTGTTTTTCCGCAGACATTCTTTCGGCTTCGTATTTTGCTTCAATAATTTGTGTACGCTGTTCTCCTGATTTATAAGGAACAATACCAATACTTAAAAATGGCTTATTTTGATTATACTCAGAGTTTGTTGATGCCATATTAAATTGCCAACTTTTTTTCAATTGGCATTGTTGCTTCATTGCTTCAGTCAGCTTAATTCCCCCTGAATTATCATAAGTAATATCAAAGTAATTAGTCAGAGCGTAAAGACTTTCAGATTCATTTTTTCTCTCAACTGAAAATACAGTATTTGAACACGTTAATATTTTGAAGGCGTTTATTACCGTAGGGACTGTTAATATTTCTGAAACTCCGCCGTTATTTTCATGAGCCGTGACACCACTATCGATTAATTTATTATTCTGATAAATCCAATAAGGTTCTGACTCATAATGACTTGAATTTTTGCCAAAAAAAGTGAACGCTACATAATTATTTTTTGAAGGTGGGTTATCAACTTCTTCCATATCAAAATACGTATGAGGTGAATAAAATGCATAAAGTTCACCTTGTTTACTTTTATTCGGTAAATATGCACCATAAACCCCCGTAGATGTACGGATCAACCAAGATTCACTTTTATTGTCATCATGTGAATTTGTAAATATTTGTCCTTTATAATCAGTCTTCCCTGATTCGATAATATGACCATTTTTCATTAGCTGATATGGAATATTCTCACTTCTATCAATAGATACAAGTAAGAACGGAGTGTCTTTTTCTTTTGCTTGTGAAGAAAAAACACTTAACAGCGAAAGTGACAAAATACCGATAGGTTTAAGCAATAGTTTAAATAATTTCGTTTTGTATTTCATATAGTTCCTTTATATTTAATGTAATATTTCCATTGATAGATTAGAAATCTCTTTTATCTACCTGTTAATCAATAATAAACCGTATATCTCTTCAGTAATTTTAAAATTCAGTAATAATTTTACCGTGAAATAAAAAGGAGAGATTCATCTTGGTTATTGCCCCTCTGCCTGTTTTTTATACTCAAAGGTGCCATCCCATTCAGGGAGTTCTGCAGGTGGTAGCGGGACAATCTTATTGATATCAGGGAATTTAGCGTAGGGATTTTTGTCTAATTCATCATGGATTTTCTGGTAGCGCTTAACGCGTTCTAGATCGATTTTTTGACCCAAATAATCTAGTTTATTATTTGGGTCATTAGTATTAAATGCATCGGCTAATGTATAAGCACTTCGTTCATCTCCATATTGAGTTGCTTGTTGAAAATATATAAGTGCTTTTGAATAGTTATTATCTGCCACCCAATAATTCATACCTAAACGATAGGCTGCATTAGCATATCCTTGTTCTGCTGAGCACGCCAACATCGAACGACCTAAATCCAGTCGATAAGATTGTGGCTGAGTGGCATCCATAAAGCGTTGTCCTATCACGTATTGAGCATCTGGGTTTCCCATCACGGCAGCTTTAAGCATATATTGGAATGCAGCTTCGGAGTCTTGATCTACTCCATACCCTTGCTGTAAATAGGTTCCCATAATGAAGTAGCCAAATGGGATGTCCATTTTGATTAAACGTTCAACAAGCTCAATCACTTCCTGCTGTCTAAATTGCCCTTGTGATGGGGCTACATCACCTGCCGCTATCAGCGCTTGCAGGTTACCCATCGCTTTAATATGGTTTTTCATGGCAGCTTGACGATATAGCTCCCCAATATGGGTATAGTCTTTTTTGCCTTTCTGCTTTTCTAAACTCCGTGCTTCCTTAAACCACACATCAGCTTCGGGGTCGAAGGGAGGAAAACGATCTTTTTCTTGTACACAGGTAAATTGAAAATTTTTTAAATTATCATTCATTTTGGTATTGGCAGAGCAGCCTGATAGCCATGCGACCATCAATATTCCACCCAATATTTGCCAATACTTCATGATATGGCTTTGCATTATTGTGGCTCTTTTTGATATTCAAACGAGCCATCCCATTCAGGGAGTTCTGCAGGTGGTAGCGGGACAATCTTATTGATATCAGGGAATTTAGCGTAGGGATTCTTACTTAACTCTTGATCAATCAGCTTATAGCGCCTGACACGTTCAGGATCAATTTTTTGCCCCAAATAATCTAATTTATTATTTGGGTCATTAGTATTAAAAGCATCGGCTAATGTATAAGCTCCAAGTTCGTGTCCATATCGGGCAGATAATTGTAAATAATATAAAGATTTAGTGTAGTCATTATCCGAGTAATTCATACCTAAACGATAAGCTGCATTTGCATAACCTTGTTCTGCTGAGCACGCCAACATCGAGCGACCTAAATCCAGTCGATAAGACTGCGGTTTGGTGGCATCCATAAATCGAAGACCTATCACATATTGAGCATCTGGGTTTCCCAACACTGCCGCTTTAAGCATGTATTGGAATGCAGCTTCGGAGTCTTGATCTACTCCATACCCTTGCTGTAAATAGGTACCCATAATGAAGTAGCCAAATGGGATGTCCATTTTGATTAAACGTTCAACAAGGTCAATGACCTCTTGTTGCCTGAATTGACCTTGTAATGGGGCTACATCACCCGCCGCTATCAGCGCTTGTAGATTCCCCATGGCTTTAACATGGTTTTTCATGGCTGCTTGACGATACAGAGAACCAATACGGGCATAATCTTTTTTGCCTTTTTGCTTTTCTAAACTCCGAGCCTCCTTAAACCACGCATCGGCTTCGGGCTCGAAAGGGGGAAAACGATCTTTTTCTTGCGTACAGATAAATTGAAAGTTTTTTAAATTATCATTCATTTTAGGTTTCGCTCCACAGCCGAAAAGAAAAAAAACAGTAACGCAAATGGTTAAAATACGAGACGGATTCAATGATTGCCCTAATCTAATGCTGACCATGATGTGTTCTCATCTAGAAATTCAATTAAAGAGGCTGTAGGTTTTTCATTCTTGAGTTTTTTGTCTTTGTTTTTTTCAATGATTCTCCCCCAATCTTTATATGTTTGTTCTGGATCATCCGTTGCTTTTCCTGTGTGGAGTTGCCATAAATGTCGGCGCATTGGGGGGATCAGTCCTACTGGGTCACTGTCTTGCAGTACAATATTGAGTTCGCTATCAAAGCGCATACTGCGTAAGTTGATATTGCTGGAGCCGAGGGTTAAAAAAACATCATCCACCATCATCACCTTGCTGTGAACATACACCGGTTGCCATAATGACGGCTTTAATGGGTCTGGCTTCGGCGACACTAAGCTACACACATGTACTTTTAAGCCTTCAATGTTTTTGGCATTTACCGGCGCTGTTTTTTCTAATTCAGGGTGAGCTTTACGGTGGTAATTAGGCACCACATCAGGACGACCGAGGGCTTCTAACATGCGGTAGGTCATATAGCTTCCTGATTGCAAAGCTTTTTCTTCGGTCGAGTTGGTGATCACAAACAGATATAGAGGTTTGTCATACCCCCGCGCTTGGCGCTCCTCAATGGCTTTTTTGATTTTCGCCACAAACGGAGGATAACGAAAATATTGGTTTTCCATATAGATATATTTACGCGCTAAACACAGGGCATTGTTATACAAAGTTTCCACTTCAAAACAGTTGCTTTGAGGCTGGGTGCGGCAAATTTGTGCCATGGTCGGTTTTAAAGGAAAGTTCGGGTCTAAGTCTAATCGCTGGTTGAGTACCTTCATTTTCTCTTCACTGAAACAGTGCTGAGCTGCGGTCATGGTGCTGTATTGATTGAGTTCAGGTTCGGGCCCAATATTTTTTTCCCATGCTTCTACAAAGTTATGATAAAGATGGGAAACGACCCCACCACAGACACAGGATGAATTATCTTGCCACGGGGTTTCCCCATCCCGTCCTTCGGACGCTCTCACCTGAATACCTTGATGGTCATCTTTATCCCAATATGCCGAAAGCATATTGTGTCCCATCACAAACCCCACGGCATTTTCAGGCTCTTGATAATCAATCACCACCACCTTTTGGTGATGGGTGGGGTATAAGGTGAGCAATAGTTTTTGGCGTAACGAGGGGTCAGGATAACACTCTGTTAATTTATCATTAGCCTGCTGTATCGCGTCGTCATTCCCTTGCTTACCCAGTGCTGCGATTAAATCGTCAACTTCCTTTTTATTGCATTCTTCCTTCATGGCATTAAGCCGCTGACTTGCTTCTTTTCGGTCTTTACCCCATGACATTTCACGGTGTTCAACAATGAGGTTGCCTTTACCGATAAGCTTTTTCTTGACGTTATAATGCCACTCTTTATCATATTCATAATCTGCTTTGGTTAGCACACTGGTTTTAACACCGTCCGCACCATAGCCGGGGACATAATCCCCAAAAATATCTTTTTCCGTCCGCTGAGTTTTAAAGGCACCGTAGCCGGGAAAATTCGGGTCAGTGAGTTGCCCGAGTTGTGTAAACCACACCAGAACACGCACTTTGACGTTGCGAACCTCCGCTGCCTCTTTGAGTAAATCCCCTAAGCGCTTGGCGGTTCCTCCGCGGGTAATATACATGGAGGATTGAAATCCCCATGTAATGATATTGATGCTATGCTTGGCTTGCTCGATGGCAGAGGCTAAGGCTTTAAACGCACGTTCACCGTTGATGAGTGGCGCAAATCCAGTCTGTTGCGGTGAATATTCTCCACTTGCAAACCATTGTGGCGTTAAGACAACACAGGTGCCGACTCGTGGCACAATATTGATGGTTTGAGTGGTCTTCTTCATGTTCACAATACGTTCCTTATTTTGTGGTGTCATCGGGGGTTAACAGCGGATTTAAAAGCTGATGAAAGACACTTTTATGGGGCAATCCAGCTTCACCTTTATCCATCATGTTCAGTGGTGGTTCAATCACTCTAAACCCTTGCTGGGCCACATCCTCTTCATCAGGTTCATCCGTTTCTGGCTGTAGGTGAATATCAAAATTTTCACCATTCATCAGTTCAACACGGTATTTTTCTATCGAAACATCATGTTCAATCTGAATATTTCCATTTTCATCGGTGAATCCTTTCGCTAATAGCGCTCCATTACCATATAAAGTATACGGCTCAAACGCACGCGCCTTCATTGGGCTTTGTGGTGACGAGCTCAGTTGAAAACGCAAAGTTTGTTTTGGCATCGATTGCGGAAATTGTGGATGGGTCACATCCATAGACGCAGGGCCTTCAACCACCCAGTTAGTGGCTTTCACCGTTTGGTTGCTGGGGCTGCCGTACTCTATCTGCCCGCCTTTTAAGCGAATATAGGCTCCGCCACAAGTCAGCAATAATTCATCTTTAGCGGCGACCACCGTTTTACCGCCGGTACTGGTGACGGTCATGTCTTTGAGTGAGGTAAGGTGCATTTCATCACTCTGCGCTTGAATTTCGACTTTGCCTTTTGCGGCAAAAGCTTTAATTCCTAGAGTGTGAGCAAATAAGCTAATTGCTTTGCCTGCCGCTAAGGTGATTTTTTTACCGACTGAGATATCGGCCTGTTTAT
The Providencia alcalifaciens DNA segment above includes these coding regions:
- a CDS encoding phospholipase D-like domain-containing protein, whose amino-acid sequence is MKKTTQTINIVPRVGTCVVLTPQWFASGEYSPQQTGFAPLINGERAFKALASAIEQAKHSINIITWGFQSSMYITRGGTAKRLGDLLKEAAEVRNVKVRVLVWFTQLGQLTDPNFPGYGAFKTQRTEKDIFGDYVPGYGADGVKTSVLTKADYEYDKEWHYNVKKKLIGKGNLIVEHREMSWGKDRKEASQRLNAMKEECNKKEVDDLIAALGKQGNDDAIQQANDKLTECYPDPSLRQKLLLTLYPTHHQKVVVIDYQEPENAVGFVMGHNMLSAYWDKDDHQGIQVRASEGRDGETPWQDNSSCVCGGVVSHLYHNFVEAWEKNIGPEPELNQYSTMTAAQHCFSEEKMKVLNQRLDLDPNFPLKPTMAQICRTQPQSNCFEVETLYNNALCLARKYIYMENQYFRYPPFVAKIKKAIEERQARGYDKPLYLFVITNSTEEKALQSGSYMTYRMLEALGRPDVVPNYHRKAHPELEKTAPVNAKNIEGLKVHVCSLVSPKPDPLKPSLWQPVYVHSKVMMVDDVFLTLGSSNINLRSMRFDSELNIVLQDSDPVGLIPPMRRHLWQLHTGKATDDPEQTYKDWGRIIEKNKDKKLKNEKPTASLIEFLDENTSWSALD
- a CDS encoding SEL1-like repeat protein; amino-acid sequence: MQSHIMKYWQILGGILMVAWLSGCSANTKMNDNLKNFQFTCVQEKDRFPPFDPEADVWFKEARSLEKQKGKKDYTHIGELYRQAAMKNHIKAMGNLQALIAAGDVAPSQGQFRQQEVIELVERLIKMDIPFGYFIMGTYLQQGYGVDQDSEAAFQYMLKAAVMGNPDAQYVIGQRFMDATQPQSYRLDLGRSMLACSAEQGYANAAYRLGMNYWVADNNYSKALIYFQQATQYGDERSAYTLADAFNTNDPNNKLDYLGQKIDLERVKRYQKIHDELDKNPYAKFPDINKIVPLPPAELPEWDGTFEYKKQAEGQ
- a CDS encoding SEL1-like repeat protein, which encodes MNDNLKNFQFICTQEKDRFPPFEPEADAWFKEARSLEKQKGKKDYARIGSLYRQAAMKNHVKAMGNLQALIAAGDVAPLQGQFRQQEVIDLVERLIKMDIPFGYFIMGTYLQQGYGVDQDSEAAFQYMLKAAVLGNPDAQYVIGLRFMDATKPQSYRLDLGRSMLACSAEQGYANAAYRLGMNYSDNDYTKSLYYLQLSARYGHELGAYTLADAFNTNDPNNKLDYLGQKIDPERVRRYKLIDQELSKNPYAKFPDINKIVPLPPAELPEWDGSFEYQKEPQ